One window of Natronomonas salsuginis genomic DNA carries:
- a CDS encoding MarR family transcriptional regulator — protein sequence MNEYLTISSSTLTLRLTEARGLGLVVPGMETDETSVNNEYRITTRGKRVARQMESQGLIHAVQTILDYQQDVESELPDLLDWVEDHKDELARLDDRTPYQDPFGESVVDTGDEPEYDDEFMIEEDFGRVEQWGTEPDEEENDADE from the coding sequence TTGAACGAGTACCTCACGATCAGCTCGTCAACGCTCACTCTCCGTCTCACTGAAGCCCGTGGACTGGGGCTCGTGGTTCCCGGGATGGAGACTGATGAAACTAGTGTGAACAACGAATACCGAATCACGACGCGCGGGAAACGCGTTGCACGCCAGATGGAGAGTCAGGGTCTCATCCACGCCGTTCAGACGATCCTTGACTACCAGCAAGACGTTGAAAGCGAACTACCTGATTTACTCGATTGGGTCGAAGATCACAAAGATGAATTAGCACGGTTGGATGACCGAACACCGTATCAAGATCCGTTTGGAGAGTCCGTCGTTGATACCGGGGATGAACCAGAATACGACGATGAGTTCATGATTGAGGAGGATTTCGGCAGAGTTGAGCAGTGGGGCACTGAACCAGATGAGGAAGAAAACGACGCAGACGAGTAG